From a region of the Aeoliella mucimassa genome:
- the rsgA gene encoding ribosome small subunit-dependent GTPase A, which produces MSRKKKKIRASFRKNREVRTRENDLTRSFGESDAEDHLKAERISGKGSLSRKRTVAGGELIEDEAGSYILPDVDTTICREGRVLRVQGLVSIVRDDQGQQFRCATRRLLKTLSTDQRHVVAAGDHVWFRPEGDGEGIIERVEPRHGLLSRTSRGRQHVLVANVDQMIIVASAAEPRIKPNLIDRYLLTAEKTEIRPVVCINKIDLLDPAELMPLVGVYSQLGYQVLLVSATTGQNVAQLRALLSDRNSVLTGQSGVGKSSLLNAIEPGLGLRVQTVSAESQKGRHTTTTAELFPLECGGHVIDTPGIRQFQLWDVIPEEVAGFFRELRPYVSQCRFPDCTHTHEAFCAVKDAVADNRLDFRRYESYMQIQAGDEV; this is translated from the coding sequence ATGTCTCGCAAGAAGAAGAAAATCCGTGCGTCGTTTCGCAAGAACCGCGAGGTGCGGACCCGCGAGAACGACCTAACGCGCTCGTTCGGCGAGTCCGACGCCGAAGACCATCTGAAGGCCGAACGCATCAGCGGAAAAGGCTCGTTAAGCCGTAAACGCACGGTCGCCGGCGGCGAGCTGATCGAAGACGAAGCAGGCTCGTACATCCTGCCCGATGTGGATACCACCATCTGCCGCGAAGGTCGAGTGCTTCGCGTGCAGGGTCTGGTGAGCATCGTTCGCGACGACCAGGGCCAGCAGTTCCGCTGCGCCACGCGGCGGTTACTCAAGACCCTGTCGACCGACCAGCGACATGTGGTCGCAGCCGGCGATCACGTCTGGTTCCGTCCCGAAGGGGATGGCGAGGGCATCATCGAGCGGGTTGAGCCTCGCCATGGGCTGCTGAGCCGCACGAGCCGGGGCCGCCAACACGTGCTCGTGGCCAACGTCGACCAGATGATCATCGTCGCCAGCGCGGCCGAGCCCCGCATCAAGCCGAATCTCATCGACCGCTACCTGCTCACGGCCGAAAAAACCGAGATCCGCCCGGTAGTCTGCATCAACAAAATCGACCTGCTCGACCCCGCGGAGCTCATGCCGCTGGTGGGGGTCTATAGCCAGCTCGGCTACCAGGTGCTGCTGGTCTCAGCCACAACAGGGCAGAACGTCGCTCAACTGCGGGCGTTGCTGAGCGATCGCAACAGCGTGCTGACCGGACAGAGCGGCGTCGGCAAATCGTCGCTGCTGAACGCCATCGAACCTGGCCTTGGCCTGCGGGTGCAGACCGTGAGTGCCGAGTCGCAGAAGGGTCGTCATACGACGACCACCGCTGAGCTGTTTCCCCTGGAGTGCGGCGGCCACGTGATCGATACGCCCGGCATCCGCCAATTCCAGCTGTGGGACGTGATTCCCGAGGAAGTAGCCGGCTTTTTCCGCGAGCTCCGCCCGTACGTGAGCCAGTGTCGGTTTCCCGACTGCACCCACACCCACGAGGCGTTCTGCGCGGTGAAAGACGCGGTGGCCGACAACCGGCTCGACTTCCGCCGGTACGAGAGCTATATGCAAATCCAGGCGGGAGACGAAGTTTAA